A single genomic interval of Candidatus Babeliales bacterium harbors:
- a CDS encoding MerR family transcriptional regulator, protein MKIRRKRGFFSISAVAKMFSVHQQTVRLYEKQGLISPKRSSGNTRLFSEDDIDQLEEVIYLTHEMGINLAGVEMILRLKKQIKKMQNEMNKIFDSTQQELDQENEKSKEIVQNSYQRLLRLKNKDEKETATDVATNKQDNSTKKQAEAVDMSSWEIDYED, encoded by the coding sequence ATGAAAATTCGAAGAAAAAGAGGTTTCTTTTCTATTTCTGCTGTTGCAAAAATGTTTTCTGTGCATCAACAAACAGTGCGTTTATATGAAAAACAAGGACTGATAAGTCCTAAACGATCATCGGGTAACACTCGACTTTTCTCTGAAGATGATATTGATCAGCTAGAAGAAGTTATTTATTTAACGCATGAAATGGGAATTAATTTAGCTGGTGTTGAAATGATCTTGCGCTTAAAAAAACAAATTAAAAAAATGCAAAATGAGATGAATAAAATATTTGATTCAACACAGCAAGAACTTGATCAAGAAAATGAAAAGTCAAAAGAAATTGTACAAAACAGTTATCAGCGATTATTGCGGCTTAAAAACAAAGATGAAAAGGAAACAGCAACTGATGTTGCAACGAATAAGCAGGATAATAGTACCAAAAAACAGGCAGAAGCGGTTGATATGTCTAGTTGGGAAATTGACTATGAAGACTAA
- a CDS encoding zinc metalloprotease HtpX, giving the protein MVVNILKTTFLLIGLTTLLLCIGGLIGGSTGIQMAFFLSFIMNGIAFFFSDRIVLSLYNAQPLDKIHYHWIYEIVKDLSYTMNIPVPKLWLITTPMANAFATGRSPSKGSIAITTGILTILDNEELRGVLAHELAHIKNRDTLITTIAATIASAIGYLAYMLRHVALWGSLNSDRRKENPFVLLVISILMPFAAMLIQLAISRSREYAADDTGARCSRVPLALAGALEKLENSTKNGSLNADNMQQTSTASLFIVHPFVSHSWSYLFATHPPIEKRIARLHQLSKKILS; this is encoded by the coding sequence ATGGTAGTTAATATACTTAAAACAACATTTCTCTTAATTGGACTTACTACATTGTTACTATGTATCGGTGGATTGATTGGTGGATCTACGGGAATACAAATGGCTTTCTTTTTATCATTCATAATGAATGGTATTGCGTTTTTCTTTTCTGATCGTATAGTTCTTTCTTTATACAATGCGCAACCTCTTGATAAAATTCATTATCATTGGATCTATGAAATAGTCAAAGATTTATCATATACTATGAATATTCCTGTACCAAAATTATGGCTCATTACAACACCTATGGCTAATGCTTTTGCAACAGGTCGTAGTCCTAGCAAAGGATCGATTGCTATTACAACTGGCATTCTCACAATTCTTGATAATGAAGAGTTACGTGGAGTCCTAGCTCATGAACTTGCTCACATCAAAAATAGAGATACATTGATAACAACGATCGCAGCAACAATTGCTTCCGCTATTGGTTATCTTGCATATATGTTACGCCATGTAGCTCTATGGGGTTCGTTAAACAGTGATCGACGTAAAGAAAATCCATTTGTTTTGCTGGTTATAAGTATCTTAATGCCGTTTGCTGCAATGCTTATACAGCTGGCAATTTCACGGTCACGAGAATATGCGGCAGATGATACGGGGGCGCGGTGCTCACGTGTGCCACTTGCCCTTGCAGGTGCTCTTGAAAAATTGGAAAATAGCACAAAAAATGGTAGTCTTAATGCAGACAATATGCAACAAACAAGTACTGCTTCACTATTTATTGTGCATCCTTTTGTTAGTCATTCATGGAGTTATTTATTTGCAACGCATCCACCAATAGAAAAAAGAATAGCACGATTACATCAACTTTCTAAAAAAATATTGTCATAA